The Candidatus Eremiobacteraceae bacterium sequence TCGACGTCGACCCGACCAAGAGCGACGGCTACACCGTCTTCAACACCGCGATGCAGACCGCGCAAACGCAGCTCGCGGCTGCCGGGTTCGACGCGCAGATCGACAACACGATCGCATTCGTGGCACCGCCCAACCCGCTCATCGGTTATGTGAGCTGGGGCAGCAACGATGCGCACTTCTCGGCCGCGGCCTATCACGCGCTGACCTTCGTGCCGGGCGGCATCGCCGAGACGGCGGTGAGCACGTCGGCGAGCAACATCCGCACCCCGGGCGGCGGCCAAAGCCAGATCGCGGATCTGATCCATCAAGGGGTCACCGGCGTGCACGGCGATGTCACCGAGCCGTATCTCAACGCGATTCCCGATCCTCCGAGCGTGTTCGCGGCGTATACCGCAGGCAGGACGCTGGGCGAATCGTTCTGGGCCGGGCTGTCGGAGATCGTGTGGAAAGAGGTCGTCATCGGCGACCCGCTATGCACGCCGTACTGAGGGACCGCACGCTGAAGGTCGGCGGCGCACCCGGGGGCAACAGCGCGACCACAAGGAGGATGGACACATGCATCTCATCGCCGCCTTAGCGCTGCTTTTGGACGACAACTCGACATCGACCTCGACGAA is a genomic window containing:
- a CDS encoding TIGR03790 family protein, whose amino-acid sequence is MVANSAVPASVQLAQTYMMGRHIPAGNLVSVALSSDPNTFTIAQTPDLQTNLFAPVASAIKTLHNAGTRIDFVVMMYGTPYLVNGGGSFSGYSVDGIMSQAKGAFPGSGAAFNPYYGSTTPFSSDTYNMVLVTRLDGRSVADVNGLISNGLKCDGTHPHGEFFFDVDPTKSDGYTVFNTAMQTAQTQLAAAGFDAQIDNTIAFVAPPNPLIGYVSWGSNDAHFSAAAYHALTFVPGGIAETAVSTSASNIRTPGGGQSQIADLIHQGVTGVHGDVTEPYLNAIPDPPSVFAAYTAGRTLGESFWAGLSEIVWKEVVIGDPLCTPY